A stretch of Oncorhynchus mykiss isolate Arlee chromosome 26, USDA_OmykA_1.1, whole genome shotgun sequence DNA encodes these proteins:
- the LOC110506782 gene encoding NAD(P) transhydrogenase, mitochondrial, whose product MSSLLRCVSCCGSTVTLLQQGVRHHTPGRRAFRTFPQLWNCEPAKGRLYKDLVVGVPKEIFKNERRVAVSPAGVELLVKQGFNVQVESGAGDHAKFSDQMYINAGASITDTNGAFGSDLVLKVRAPVLNEATGKHESELLKPKSTLVSFIYPAQNPDLMEKLAQSQTTVLAMDQVPRVTIAQGYDALSSMANIAGYKAVVLAANHFGRFFTGQITAAGKVPPAKVLVIGGGVAGLAAAGAAKSMGAIVRGFDTRPAALEQFKSFGAEPLEVHIKESGDGVGGYAKEMSPEFIAAEMELFAKQCKDVDILISTALIPGKRAPILIKTEMVESMKDGSVVVDLAAEAGGNIETTKPGELHVHKGVTHIGFTDLPSRMPTQASTLYSNNVLKLLKAISPDKDYFHFEPKEEFDHGTLDHVIRGTMVMQEGKSLFPSPQPKTQPPAAPVKQKSVAELAAEKAAVVSPFQKTLTNAGVYTAGLSTCLALGLAAPNSAFTQMVTTFGLAGIVGYHTVWGVTPALHSPLMSVTNAISGLTAVGGLVLMGGGLHPSSFPEGLALAAAFVSSINIAGGFMITQRMLDMFKRPTDPPEYNYLYGLPIGVFIGGYGASVAAGYHIEQMMYLGSGMCCVGALAGLSSQGTSRLGNALGMMGVAGGIAATLGSLKPSPELLAQMSAAMATGGTLGLTIAKRIEITDLPQLVAAFHSLVGLAAVLTCVAEYMIEYPHLDVHPAANMVKTVAYLGTYIGGVTFSGSLVAYGKLQGVLNSAPLMLPGRHMMNAGLMTASVGGMIPFMLSADYATGMGCLVGVSGLSTVMGVTLTMAIGGADMPVVITVLNSYSGWALCAEGFLLDNNLMTIVGALIGSSGAILSYIMCVAMNRSLPNVILGGFGTSSTAGGKPMEITGTHTEVNVDQSIELIKEANSIIITPGWGLCAAKAQYPIADMVKMLVEQGKSVRFGIHPVAGRMPGQLNVLLAEAGVPYDVVLEMDEINEDFKETDLTLVVGANDTVNSAAQEDPNSIIAGMPVLEVWKSKQVIVMKRTMGVGYAAVDNPIFYKPNTSMLLGDAKKTCDTLQAKIREAYY is encoded by the exons ATGTCCTCTCTGCTGCGCTGTGTCTCCTGCTGCGGCTCCACTGTCACCTTGCTCCAGCAAGGTGTTCGCCACCACACACCTGGCCGACGGGCCTTCAGGACCTTCCCACAGCTCTGGAACTGTGAGCCTGCTAAAG GACGGCTGTATAAGGACCTGGTGGTAGGAGTTCCTAAGGAGATCTTTAAGAATGAGCGTCGTGTGGCTGTGTCCCCTGCGGGGGTGGAGTTGCTCGTCAAACAGGGCTTCAACGTCCAGGTGGAGTCTGGAGCAGGAGACCACGCTAAGTTCTCTGACCAAATGTACATAAACGCTGGAGCCTCCATCACAGACACTAACGGGGCCTTCGGATCTGACCTGGTCCTCAAG GTGAGAGCTCCAGTGTTGAACGAGGCTACTGGCAAACATGAGTCAGAGCTGCTGAAGCCTAAATCCACCCTGGTGAGCTTCATCTACCCAGCCCAGAATCCTGATCTCATGGAGAAGCTGGCCCAGAGTCAGACCACCGTGCTGGCCATGGATCAGGTCCCGCGAGTCACCATCGCACAGGGCTACGACGCACTCAGCTCCATGGCTAACATTGCAGG GTACAAGGCTGTTGTTCTGGCTGCTAACCACTTTGGCAGATTCTTCACCGGCCAGATCACAGCAGCAGGGAAAGTCCCCCCAGCCAAG GTCCTGGTCATCGGAGGTGGAGTGGCTGGTTTGGCTGCAGCTGGAGCCGCCAAGTCTATGGGAGCTATCGTCAGAGGCTTTGATACCAG ACCAGCAGCTCTGGAACAGTTTAAGTCGTTCGGGGCGGAGCCTTTGGAGGTGCACATTAAGGAGTCCGGGGATGGTGTTGGAGGTTACGCCAAGGAGATGTCCCCAGAGTTCATTGCAGCTGAGATGGAGTTGTTTGCCAAGCAGTGTAAAGATGTGGACATCCTCATCAGTACTGCTCTCATCCCAG GGAAGCGAGCTCCCATCCTGATCAAGACAGAGATGGTGGAGTCTATGAAGGATGGCTCTGTGGTGGTGGATCTGGCTGCTGAGGCTGGAGGAAACATTGAGACCACCAAGCCTGGAGAGCTGCACGTACACAAG GGTGTGACACACATCGGCTTCACCGACCTGCCCAGCCGCATGCCCACCCAGGCCAGCACCCTGTACTCCAACAACGTGCTCAAACTGCTCAAGGCCATCAG CCCAGACAAAGACTACTTCCACTTTGAGCCCAAAGAAGAGTTTGATCACGGGACACTGGACCACGTCATCAGAGGAACCATGGTCATGCAG GAAGGCAAGAGCCTGTTCCCATCCCCCCAACCTAAGACACAACCCCCGGCCGCTCCAGTCAAACAGAAAAGTGTAGCAGAGCTAGCGGCAGAGAAGGCAGCTGTGGTCTCACCTTTCCAGAAGACCTTGACCAACGCTGGTGTCTACACCGCAG GTCTCTCTACATGTCTGGCTCTGGGCTTGGCGGCGCCCAACTCAGCCTTCACCCAGATGGTCACTACTTTCGGCCTGGCCGGCATCGTGGGATACCACACGGTGTGGGGCGTCACCCCCGCCCTCCACTCACCCCTCATGTCCGTCACCAACGCCAtctcag GTCTGACTGCTGTGGGTGGTCTGGTCCTGATGGGGGGAggtctccacccctcctccttccccgAGGGCCTGGCTCTGGCTGCAGCCTTCGTCTCCTCCATCAACATCGCAg GTGGGTTCATGATCACCCAGAGGATGCTGGACATGTTTAAACGTCCTACAGACCCTCCAGAGTACAACTACCTGTACGGTCTTCCAATAGGAGTCTTCATAGGAGGTTACGGGGCCTCTGTGGCTGCTGGCTACCACATCGAGCAG ATGATGTACCTGGGGTCTGGTATGTGCTGTGTGGGAGCATTGGCAGGGCTGTCTTCACAGGGCACCAGTCGTCTGGGTAATGCCCTGGGCATGATGGGTGTAGCAGGGGGCATCGCTGCCACTCTCGGCTCCCTGAAGCCCTCTCCTGAGCTGCTGGCACAGATGAGTGCCGCCATGGCCACCGGAGGAACCCTGG GTCTGACCATTGCTAAGCGTATTGAGATCACCGATCTCCCCCAGCTGGTAGCTGCCTTCCACAGCCTGGTGGGTCTGGCTGCAGTGCTGACCTGTGTGGCAGAGTACATGATCGAGTACCCTCACTTGGACGTACACCCTGCAGCCAACATGGTGAAGACTGTGGCCTACCTCGGCACATACATCGGAGGGGTCACCTTCAGCGGGTCACTGGTGGCCTATGGCAAGCTGCAAG GTGTTCTGAACTCCGCCCCGCTGATGTTGCCGGGGCGTCACATGATGAACGCCGGTCTGATGACGGCGTCTGTCGGTGGTATGATTCCCTTCATGCTCAGTGCTGACTACGCTACTGGCATGGGCTGTCTGGTTGGAGTGTCTGGCCTCTCCACCGTCATG GGTGTAACCCTGACGATGGCCATCGGGGGCGCTGACATGCCCGTTGTCATCACTGTGCTCAATTCCTACTCTGGTTGGGCGCTGTGTGCCGAGGGATTCCTATTGGACAACAACCTCATGACCATTGTAGGAGCTCTGATTGGCTCGTCTGGTGCTATCCTCTCCTACATCATGTGTGTG GCAATGAACCGTTCCCTGCCCAACGTGATCCTGGGAGGGTTCGGTACCAGCTCCACGGCAGGGGGAAAACCCATGGAGATCACAGGTACCCACACAGAGGTCAATGTGGACCAGTCCATCGAACTCATCAAAGAGGCCAACAGCATCATCATCACCCCAG gttgggGTCTGTGTGCGGCTAAGGCCCAGTACCCCATTGCTGACATGGTGAAGATGCTGGTAGAGCAGGGCAAGTCTGTCAG GTTTGGTATCCACCCTGTGGCAGGTCGTATGCCAGGCCAGCTAAACGTGCTCCTGGCTGAGGCAGGTGTTCCATATGACGTGGTTCTGGAGATGGATGAGATCAATGAGGACTTCAaag agactgacctgacgctggtGGTGGGTGCTAACGACACAGTGAACTCAGCAGCCCAGGAGGACCCCAACTCCATCATTGCTGGCATGCCAGTCCTGGAGGTCTGGAAGTCCAAACAG GTGATTGTGATGAAGAGGACCATGGGTGTGGGCTATGCTGCAGTAGACAATCCCATCTTCTACAAGCCCAACACATCCATGCTGCTGGGAGACGCCAAGAAGACCTGTGACACACTACAGGCCAAGATCAGAGAGGCCTACTACTAG
- the LOC110506134 gene encoding tRNA-uridine aminocarboxypropyltransferase 1 isoform X2, producing MSSSDVLASPSGVDVSSSPKSPLAKTQQPDKDSKPVTKQNPVPASPPLHGLKLAPHRELEQAQQRGRLKCSSCGGSRMFFCYTCCSLVGVSQQEIPSVKLPIKIDIIKHPSEVDGKSTAIHAKILAPDDVTIYTYPCIPEYEDDKVVLVFPGPGSVSVEEMTCRLQNLAVMKSAASPDEEPSPKRPRAEETPGATQQAEGHTSGATHTEERGGEAGIEGQTETPGACPLQRVVFIDSTWNQTTRIITDERLQALLRVELKTRKTCFWRHQKGSPDTYLATIEAVYYFLKDYQELCLRQEYTGQYDNLMYFYCYLHTLINKAKTTAGRR from the exons ATGTCCAGTTCGGACGTGCTAGCCAGTCCCAGTGGTGTGGACGTGTCCTCCTCTCCCAAATCACCACTGGCTAAAACCCAACAACCTGACAAGGACTCCAAACCAGTAACCAAACAGAACCCtgtccctgcctcccctcccctccatggTCTGAAGCTGGCTCCACACAGGGAGCTGGAGCAGGCGCAGCAGAGGGGCAGGCTGAAGTGTTCTAGCTGTGGAGGCTCCCGGATGTTCTTCTGCTACACCTGCTGCTCTTTAGTGGGCGTCAGCCAGCAGGAAATCCCCTCTGTCAAG CTCCCTATAAAGATTGACATCATCAAGCATCCCAGTGAGGTTGATGGGAAGAGCACAGCCATACACGCCAAGATCCTCGCCCCCGATGATGTCACCATCTACACCTACCCCTGCATACCTGAGTATGAAGATGACAAA GTAGTGCTGGTGTTCCCTGGTCCtggatcagtctcagtggaggAGATGACATGCAGATTACAGAATCTGGCTGTCATGAAGTCAGCTGCCTCCCCAGATGAGGAACCGTCCCCAAAGAGGCCCAGAGCCGAGGAGACGCCAGGGGCCACACAGCAGGCTGAGGGACACACATCAGgagccacacacacagaagagaggggaggggaagcaGGGATAGAGGGCCAGACTGAGACACCAGGGGCCTGTCCCCTCCAGAGAGTGGTGTTCATCGACAGCACATGGAACCAGACCACCAGAATCATCACAGATGAGAGACTACAGG CGTTGCTCCGTGTGGAGCTGAAGACCAGGAAGACGTGTTTCTGGCGCCATCAGAAAGGTTCTCCAGACACCTACCTGGCAACCATAGAGGCTGTCTACTACTTCCTCAAGGACTACCAGGAGCTGTGTCTGAGACAGGAGTACACAGGACAGTACGACAACCTGATGTACTTCTACTGTTACCTACACACACTGATCAACAAGGCTAAGACAACCGCTGGGAGACGCTGA
- the LOC110506134 gene encoding tRNA-uridine aminocarboxypropyltransferase 1 isoform X1, with protein MSSSDVLASPSGVDVSSSPKSPLAKTQQPDKDSKPVTKQNPVPASPPLHGLKLAPHRELEQAQQRGRLKCSSCGGSRMFFCYTCCSLVGVSQQEIPSVKLPIKIDIIKHPSEVDGKSTAIHAKILAPDDVTIYTYPCIPEYEDDKVVLVFPGPGSVSVEEMTCRLQNLAVMKSAASPDEEPSPKRPRAEETPGATQQAEGHTSGATHTEERGGEAGIEGQTETPGACPLQRVVFIDSTWNQTTRIITDERLQAALLRVELKTRKTCFWRHQKGSPDTYLATIEAVYYFLKDYQELCLRQEYTGQYDNLMYFYCYLHTLINKAKTTAGRR; from the exons ATGTCCAGTTCGGACGTGCTAGCCAGTCCCAGTGGTGTGGACGTGTCCTCCTCTCCCAAATCACCACTGGCTAAAACCCAACAACCTGACAAGGACTCCAAACCAGTAACCAAACAGAACCCtgtccctgcctcccctcccctccatggTCTGAAGCTGGCTCCACACAGGGAGCTGGAGCAGGCGCAGCAGAGGGGCAGGCTGAAGTGTTCTAGCTGTGGAGGCTCCCGGATGTTCTTCTGCTACACCTGCTGCTCTTTAGTGGGCGTCAGCCAGCAGGAAATCCCCTCTGTCAAG CTCCCTATAAAGATTGACATCATCAAGCATCCCAGTGAGGTTGATGGGAAGAGCACAGCCATACACGCCAAGATCCTCGCCCCCGATGATGTCACCATCTACACCTACCCCTGCATACCTGAGTATGAAGATGACAAA GTAGTGCTGGTGTTCCCTGGTCCtggatcagtctcagtggaggAGATGACATGCAGATTACAGAATCTGGCTGTCATGAAGTCAGCTGCCTCCCCAGATGAGGAACCGTCCCCAAAGAGGCCCAGAGCCGAGGAGACGCCAGGGGCCACACAGCAGGCTGAGGGACACACATCAGgagccacacacacagaagagaggggaggggaagcaGGGATAGAGGGCCAGACTGAGACACCAGGGGCCTGTCCCCTCCAGAGAGTGGTGTTCATCGACAGCACATGGAACCAGACCACCAGAATCATCACAGATGAGAGACTACAGG CAGCGTTGCTCCGTGTGGAGCTGAAGACCAGGAAGACGTGTTTCTGGCGCCATCAGAAAGGTTCTCCAGACACCTACCTGGCAACCATAGAGGCTGTCTACTACTTCCTCAAGGACTACCAGGAGCTGTGTCTGAGACAGGAGTACACAGGACAGTACGACAACCTGATGTACTTCTACTGTTACCTACACACACTGATCAACAAGGCTAAGACAACCGCTGGGAGACGCTGA